One Kitasatospora sp. MAP12-44 DNA segment encodes these proteins:
- a CDS encoding ATP-binding protein, which produces MTATVNPGEVGLGFYLQDRASGFTAHVIACRGNLARLRELSDARLSGVGVCPELVDDAKLLVSELVGNAVRLCGDFVPLVVEVYAERSGVWVTVHDPDSESLPRRSAALADNLVAECGRGLYILDVLAPGWQVLATPVGKQIRCRLPYEMSAA; this is translated from the coding sequence ATGACGGCGACAGTGAACCCGGGTGAAGTTGGGCTCGGGTTCTATCTCCAGGACAGGGCGTCAGGTTTTACGGCGCACGTGATCGCCTGCCGGGGGAACCTGGCAAGGTTGAGGGAGCTTTCAGATGCCCGACTGAGTGGAGTCGGGGTCTGCCCGGAGCTCGTGGACGACGCCAAACTGCTGGTCAGTGAACTGGTCGGCAATGCGGTTCGGCTGTGCGGAGACTTCGTGCCGCTGGTGGTTGAGGTCTACGCGGAACGCTCTGGGGTGTGGGTGACCGTCCATGACCCTGATTCAGAGAGCCTGCCCCGGCGCTCTGCCGCCCTTGCGGACAACCTCGTGGCGGAGTGTGGGCGCGGCCTGTACATCCTCGATGTGCTCGCGCCGGGCTGGCAGGTGCTCGCTACCCCGGTCGGCAAACAGATCCGATGCCGACTGCCCTACGAGATGAGCGCGGCATGA
- a CDS encoding replication-relaxation family protein has protein sequence MPYQHPAPKGIGVIGQQAMTVLYQHRLVSTDQLHRLITPHHTGPEYLRRQLHVLRDAGLADRVGRRTHGQTSLLWWLTEKGAAAVEAVGLLPQRPYRMSPEAAAGPLQEHTLATIETGCAFVAWAQRLDHECGPLDWSPETAHHYRDDTRPGEDLTLIPDAVLNYVHTDAAERTRTLLTFFVELDRTTMTIARLAQKLHAYARYHQYIPQPPGPRTTRTTVRSAAAVPAWRSRYPAFPRLLLVLTGAEPARLQRRIADLRSLAASDPLLTASPIRVGATTLDQLRERGPFAPIFNPVLSADGPVDAWLRPQAATPA, from the coding sequence ATGCCGTACCAGCACCCCGCACCCAAGGGCATCGGCGTGATCGGCCAGCAGGCCATGACCGTCCTCTACCAGCACCGCCTCGTCTCCACCGACCAGCTGCACCGCCTCATCACCCCGCACCACACCGGGCCCGAGTACCTGCGCCGCCAGCTCCACGTCCTACGCGACGCCGGCCTCGCCGACCGCGTCGGACGCCGAACCCACGGGCAGACCAGCCTGCTGTGGTGGCTCACCGAGAAGGGCGCAGCGGCGGTCGAGGCGGTCGGGCTGCTGCCGCAGCGCCCGTACCGGATGAGCCCGGAAGCCGCCGCCGGACCACTCCAGGAACACACCCTCGCCACCATCGAAACCGGCTGCGCCTTCGTCGCCTGGGCCCAGCGATTGGACCACGAGTGCGGGCCCCTCGACTGGTCACCCGAAACCGCCCACCACTACCGCGACGACACCCGCCCCGGCGAGGACCTGACCCTCATCCCCGACGCCGTCCTCAACTACGTCCACACCGACGCAGCCGAGCGCACCCGCACCCTTCTGACGTTCTTCGTCGAACTCGACCGCACCACCATGACCATCGCCCGCCTCGCCCAGAAGCTGCACGCCTACGCCCGCTACCACCAGTACATCCCGCAGCCGCCCGGACCGCGCACCACCCGCACCACCGTCCGCAGCGCCGCCGCGGTCCCGGCCTGGCGCAGCCGCTACCCCGCCTTCCCCCGGCTGCTCCTGGTCCTCACCGGCGCCGAACCGGCCCGCCTGCAGCGGCGCATCGCCGACCTGCGCAGCCTCGCCGCCAGCGACCCGCTCCTGACGGCCAGTCCGATCCGCGTCGGCGCCACCACCCTCGACCAGCTACGCGAGCGCGGCCCGTTCGCCCCGATCTTCAACCCCGTCCTCAGCGCGGACGGGCCGGTCGACGCCTGGCTCCGCCCGCAGGCTGCCACCCCGGCCTGA